The following coding sequences are from one Pseudomonas oryzae window:
- a CDS encoding helix-turn-helix transcriptional regulator encodes MDGAGGACAPCLAAGTSYAELQGLIGLVYDGLLEDKPWNALLDALRRQFRANYASLTIRLPSAEDRGLVVFAGEARPHIHALYSSSLYAVDPFVNLPRDTVVMLEELIDEREWLASVIYRDFLEPLQVRYMMGADIRSDDGREREFRLRLSRPPQSGPFSETERALCGLLLPHLKRALRLYAHLDRVESACRLYVGTLERIGIGSILLDEDGSICRLNKVAEEILAEGECLQLHNGMLEAVAPRDDRRLWRLIKQAAAGRNGSGLVEAIALDRGGQPGGLSVLVRSIPLTASAEAGRAAAVELILRDSSRPAQPSEPLLRQLYQLTPAEAALAVLLGEGLTLEESASRLGISRNTARSHLRAVFAKTGVKRQTALVQLLLCSVVALD; translated from the coding sequence ATGGACGGGGCAGGGGGCGCGTGCGCCCCTTGCCTCGCTGCGGGCACCAGCTACGCCGAACTGCAGGGGCTGATCGGCCTGGTCTACGACGGCCTGCTCGAGGACAAGCCGTGGAACGCCCTGCTCGACGCCCTGCGCCGGCAGTTCCGCGCCAACTACGCGTCGCTGACCATCCGGCTGCCGAGCGCCGAGGATCGCGGCCTGGTGGTGTTCGCCGGCGAGGCGCGACCGCACATCCACGCCCTGTACAGCAGCTCGCTGTACGCGGTCGATCCGTTCGTCAACCTGCCGCGCGACACCGTGGTGATGCTCGAGGAGCTGATCGACGAGCGCGAGTGGCTGGCCAGCGTGATCTACCGCGACTTCCTCGAACCGCTGCAGGTGCGCTACATGATGGGCGCCGACATCCGCAGCGACGACGGCCGCGAGCGCGAATTCCGCCTGCGCCTGAGCCGCCCGCCGCAGAGCGGGCCATTCAGCGAGACGGAGCGGGCGCTGTGCGGCCTGCTACTGCCGCACCTCAAGCGCGCGCTGCGCCTGTACGCCCATCTCGACCGGGTGGAGAGCGCCTGCCGCCTGTACGTCGGCACCTTGGAGCGCATCGGCATCGGCTCGATCCTGCTCGACGAGGACGGCAGCATCTGCCGGCTCAACAAGGTCGCCGAGGAGATCCTCGCCGAGGGCGAGTGCCTGCAACTGCACAACGGCATGCTCGAAGCCGTCGCCCCGCGCGACGACCGCCGCCTGTGGCGGCTGATCAAGCAGGCCGCCGCCGGCCGCAACGGCAGCGGCCTGGTGGAAGCCATCGCCCTGGATCGCGGCGGCCAGCCCGGCGGGCTCAGCGTACTGGTGCGCAGCATCCCGCTCACCGCCAGCGCCGAAGCCGGCCGCGCCGCGGCCGTCGAACTTATCCTGCGCGACAGCAGCCGCCCGGCGCAGCCTTCCGAACCCCTGCTGCGCCAGCTCTACCAGCTCACCCCGGCCGAAGCCGCACTGGCCGTGCTGCTCGGCGAAGGCCTGACCCTCGAGGAAAGCGCCAGCCGCCTCGGCATCAGCCGCAACACCGCCCGCAGCCACCTGCGCGCAGTGTTCGCCAAGACCGGGGTGAAACGGCAGACCGCGCTGGTGCAGTTGTTGCTGTGCAGTGTGGTGGCGCTGGATTGA
- a CDS encoding bifunctional MaoC family dehydratase N-terminal/OB-fold nucleic acid binding domain-containing protein, with protein sequence MPAVRAMVGREYGRVYAWDEVNAPMIRQWCEVMGIDNPLYVDADYAATSEHGGIVAPPAMLQAWCLEGLHMNNYAPGSTDENPYEVLKLLEANGFASVVAVNSDLSFDRYVKLGEKLYYTTRLDAVGDEKTTALGTGYFVTLVMSFFSEKPEGDEQVGQLLFRVFKFRPANPVKAAAEGDGAAAVPKFKRPKPGISDDTRFFWEGCAEGKLLIQRCTACNTLRHPPAPVCAKCHSFDWDSVQSSGKGTIYSFVVMHYPEVPPFDYPNPIGLIELEEGVRLTAGLVGVKRDELAIGQAVQVEFHTFDDELILPLFRPVAQ encoded by the coding sequence ATGCCCGCCGTGCGGGCCATGGTGGGGCGCGAGTACGGTCGCGTCTACGCCTGGGACGAGGTCAACGCGCCGATGATCCGCCAGTGGTGCGAGGTCATGGGTATCGACAACCCGCTGTACGTCGACGCCGACTACGCCGCCACCAGCGAGCACGGCGGCATCGTCGCGCCGCCGGCCATGCTGCAGGCGTGGTGCCTGGAAGGCCTGCACATGAACAACTATGCGCCGGGCTCCACCGACGAGAACCCCTACGAGGTGCTCAAGCTGCTCGAAGCTAACGGCTTCGCCTCGGTGGTGGCGGTCAACTCGGACCTGAGCTTCGACCGTTACGTGAAGCTCGGCGAGAAGCTCTACTACACCACCCGCCTAGATGCGGTGGGTGACGAGAAGACCACCGCGCTGGGCACCGGCTACTTCGTCACCCTGGTGATGAGCTTCTTCTCGGAGAAGCCCGAAGGCGACGAGCAGGTCGGCCAGCTGCTGTTCCGCGTGTTCAAGTTCCGCCCGGCCAATCCGGTCAAGGCGGCCGCGGAGGGCGACGGTGCCGCGGCGGTGCCGAAGTTCAAGCGGCCCAAGCCCGGCATCAGCGACGACACCCGCTTCTTCTGGGAAGGCTGCGCCGAGGGCAAGCTGCTGATCCAGCGCTGCACCGCCTGCAACACCCTGCGCCATCCGCCGGCGCCGGTGTGCGCCAAGTGCCACTCCTTCGACTGGGACAGCGTGCAGTCCTCCGGCAAGGGCACGATCTATTCGTTCGTGGTCATGCACTACCCGGAAGTGCCGCCGTTCGACTACCCGAACCCGATCGGCCTGATCGAGCTGGAGGAGGGCGTGCGCCTGACCGCCGGCCTGGTCGGCGTCAAGCGCGACGAGCTGGCCATCGGCCAGGCCGTGCAGGTCGAGTTCCACACCTTCGACGACGAACTGATCCTGCCGCTGTTCCGGCCGGTGGCGCAGTGA
- a CDS encoding SulP family inorganic anion transporter, which yields MKPARLRADVLAGLTTSFALVPECIAFALVAQLNPLMGLYGAFIICTLTALFGGRPGMVSGAAGSMAVVIVALVVQHGAQYLLATVLLGGLLMVAFGLLRLGKLIRMVPHPVMLGFVNGLAIVIALSQLEHFRHGEAWLSGNALYLMLGLVALTMAIVYLLPRLTRAVPPALVAILSVGLAVWLLDLPTHTLGDMADIAGGLPMFALPDIPWNLETLGIIAPYAILMALVGLLETLLTLNLTDEITGSRGYPDRECTALGAANVVSGLFGGMGGCAMIGQTMINLSSGGRGRLSGVVAGVMILLFVLFLSPLIERIPLAALVGVMFVVAQQTFAWASLRVLGKVPLNDALVIVAVTIVTVFTDLATAVLCGIVIAALNFAWQQARELYADSHLEADGSKLYRLHGTLFFASTTTFLNQFDPAGDPDQVVLDCRHLSFVDYSAIAALKTLRERYAKAGKHLRVLHLSERCKQLLKRAGVHQGE from the coding sequence ATGAAACCAGCCCGTCTGCGCGCCGATGTCCTGGCCGGACTCACCACCTCCTTCGCCCTGGTGCCCGAGTGCATCGCCTTCGCCCTGGTCGCCCAGCTCAACCCGCTGATGGGCCTCTACGGCGCCTTCATCATCTGCACCCTCACCGCGCTGTTCGGCGGTCGGCCGGGCATGGTCTCCGGCGCCGCCGGCTCGATGGCGGTGGTGATAGTCGCGCTGGTGGTGCAGCACGGCGCGCAGTACCTGCTGGCCACCGTGTTGCTCGGCGGCCTGCTGATGGTCGCCTTCGGCCTGCTGCGCCTCGGCAAGCTGATCCGCATGGTGCCGCATCCGGTGATGCTCGGCTTCGTCAACGGCCTGGCGATCGTCATCGCGCTGTCCCAGCTGGAGCACTTCAGGCACGGCGAGGCGTGGCTGAGCGGCAATGCGCTGTACCTGATGCTGGGGCTGGTGGCGCTGACCATGGCCATCGTCTATCTGCTGCCGCGCCTGACCCGCGCGGTGCCGCCGGCGCTGGTGGCGATCCTGAGTGTCGGCCTGGCGGTCTGGCTGCTCGACCTGCCGACCCACACCCTCGGCGACATGGCCGACATCGCCGGCGGCCTGCCAATGTTCGCCCTGCCGGACATCCCCTGGAACCTGGAAACCCTGGGCATCATCGCGCCCTACGCGATCCTGATGGCCCTGGTCGGCCTGCTGGAAACCCTGCTGACCCTCAACCTCACCGACGAGATCACCGGCAGCCGCGGCTACCCCGACCGCGAGTGCACGGCCCTCGGCGCGGCCAACGTGGTCTCCGGGCTGTTCGGCGGCATGGGCGGCTGCGCGATGATCGGCCAGACCATGATCAACCTCAGCTCCGGCGGGCGTGGCCGTCTCTCCGGCGTGGTCGCCGGGGTGATGATCCTGCTGTTCGTGCTGTTCCTCTCGCCGCTGATCGAACGCATCCCGCTCGCCGCACTGGTCGGGGTGATGTTCGTGGTGGCGCAGCAGACCTTCGCCTGGGCCTCGCTGCGGGTGCTCGGCAAGGTGCCGCTGAACGACGCGCTGGTGATAGTCGCGGTGACCATCGTCACCGTGTTCACCGACCTGGCCACCGCCGTGCTGTGCGGCATCGTCATCGCCGCGCTCAACTTCGCCTGGCAGCAGGCCCGCGAGCTGTACGCCGACAGCCATCTGGAGGCCGACGGCAGCAAGCTCTACCGCCTGCACGGCACGCTGTTCTTCGCCTCCACCACGACCTTCCTCAACCAGTTCGACCCGGCCGGCGATCCCGATCAGGTGGTCCTCGACTGCCGCCATCTGAGCTTCGTCGACTACTCGGCCATCGCCGCGCTGAAGACCCTGCGCGAGCGCTACGCCAAGGCCGGCAAGCACCTGCGCGTGCTGCACCTGTCCGAGCGCTGCAAGCAGCTGCTCAAGCGGGCGGGGGTGCATCAGGGGGAGTGA
- a CDS encoding SDR family oxidoreductase, translating to MATQNLDFTGKVVLVTGGTKGVGAGIAQSFLAAGARVLVCGRNAPEALPHADGRQAEFLPADVRDADSLATLFAVIEERCGRLDVVINNAGGSPHVLAGEASPRFHEGIIRLNLIAPLNVAQHANRLMQRQEQGGVIVFIGSISALRPSPGTAAYGAAKAGVLALVTSLAVEWAPKVRVVTVSPGLVRTEQAHLHYGDEAGIAAVAGTIPAGRMASPEDIGNACLYIASPLAGYASGCNLLLHGGGESPAFLAAANSAHQ from the coding sequence ATGGCCACTCAGAACCTCGATTTCACCGGCAAGGTGGTGCTGGTCACCGGCGGCACCAAGGGCGTCGGCGCTGGCATCGCGCAGAGCTTCCTCGCCGCCGGCGCCCGCGTGCTGGTCTGCGGTCGCAACGCCCCGGAGGCGCTGCCGCACGCCGACGGCCGCCAGGCCGAGTTCCTCCCCGCCGACGTGCGCGACGCCGACTCGCTGGCCACCCTGTTCGCGGTGATCGAGGAGCGTTGCGGACGCCTCGACGTAGTGATCAACAACGCCGGCGGCAGCCCGCACGTGCTGGCCGGCGAGGCCTCGCCGCGCTTCCACGAGGGCATCATCCGCCTCAACCTGATCGCCCCGCTCAACGTCGCCCAGCACGCCAACCGGCTGATGCAGCGCCAGGAGCAGGGCGGGGTGATCGTGTTCATCGGCAGCATCAGCGCTCTGCGTCCCTCGCCGGGCACCGCCGCCTACGGCGCGGCCAAGGCCGGCGTGCTGGCGCTGGTGACCTCGCTGGCGGTGGAGTGGGCGCCGAAGGTGCGCGTGGTCACCGTCAGCCCGGGCCTGGTGCGCACCGAGCAGGCGCACCTGCACTACGGCGACGAGGCAGGCATCGCCGCGGTCGCCGGCACCATCCCCGCCGGGCGCATGGCCAGTCCCGAGGACATCGGCAACGCCTGCCTGTACATCGCCTCGCCGCTGGCCGGCTACGCCAGCGGCTGCAACCTCCTGCTGCACGGGGGCGGGGAAAGTCCCGCCTTCCTCGCCGCAGCCAATTCCGCCCATCAATGA
- a CDS encoding DUF1329 domain-containing protein: protein MNKQTQLASLLACGALLALATPALANTDEAARLDSSTLTCMGAERAGNADGSIPEYSGKWLGAPPHVNFQGTGNHPLDPYPDEKPLFVITAANMAEHEQHLTDGMKALFRQYPQTFRMPVYPSHRDFRFNDSVCQATKANVGYAHLTDDGEGVVAKTGGTPFPLPKSGLELLKNASLFTVRAWTEEYVSDNAYVLRDGKVNWGRVHSKNLAPHLEPGRIGDTSGQSSFYLNETLLPLRDKGEVNTGMEFWNDKTEPRQSWRYDPGTRRVRQAPGYGFDMAFPGTGGSITVDEVRLFNGSGQRYDWKIVEKKELYIPYNAYRIHSPELKYADLLKPGHIDPTHMRYEKHRVWVLEGTLKADYRHLYGKRRLYIDEDTWFPIVADNYDSRGELWRTSMLNFFYAYETQTMQAGVGLYHDLLENTYLAFNLINEQPKGFKLNVAGFRPAMFGPEAARRGGL from the coding sequence ATGAACAAGCAAACGCAACTCGCCAGCCTGCTCGCCTGCGGCGCGCTGCTCGCGCTCGCCACGCCGGCGCTGGCCAATACCGATGAAGCGGCCCGGCTGGACAGCAGCACCCTCACCTGCATGGGCGCCGAGCGCGCCGGCAACGCCGACGGCAGCATTCCGGAGTATTCCGGCAAGTGGTTGGGCGCGCCGCCGCACGTGAATTTCCAGGGCACCGGCAACCATCCGCTCGATCCCTACCCGGACGAGAAGCCGCTGTTCGTCATCACCGCGGCCAACATGGCCGAGCACGAGCAGCACCTCACCGACGGCATGAAGGCGCTGTTCCGGCAGTATCCGCAGACCTTCCGCATGCCGGTCTATCCCTCGCACCGCGACTTCCGCTTCAACGACAGCGTGTGCCAGGCGACCAAGGCCAACGTCGGCTACGCGCATCTGACCGATGACGGCGAGGGCGTGGTGGCCAAGACCGGCGGCACGCCGTTCCCGCTGCCGAAGAGTGGTCTGGAACTGCTGAAGAACGCCTCGCTGTTCACCGTGCGCGCGTGGACCGAGGAATACGTCTCGGACAACGCCTATGTGCTGCGCGACGGCAAGGTCAACTGGGGCCGCGTGCACTCGAAGAACCTGGCGCCGCACCTGGAGCCGGGCCGCATCGGCGACACCAGCGGCCAGTCGTCCTTCTACCTCAACGAGACCCTGCTGCCGCTGCGCGACAAGGGTGAGGTGAACACCGGCATGGAGTTCTGGAACGACAAGACCGAGCCGCGCCAGAGCTGGCGCTACGACCCGGGTACCCGTCGCGTGCGCCAGGCCCCCGGCTATGGCTTCGACATGGCGTTCCCCGGCACCGGCGGGTCGATCACCGTGGACGAGGTACGGCTGTTCAACGGTTCCGGCCAGCGCTACGACTGGAAGATCGTCGAGAAGAAGGAGCTGTACATCCCCTACAACGCCTATCGCATCCACTCGCCGGAGCTGAAGTACGCCGACCTGCTCAAGCCGGGCCATATCGACCCGACCCACATGCGCTACGAGAAGCACCGCGTGTGGGTGCTGGAAGGCACCCTCAAGGCCGACTACCGCCACCTGTACGGCAAGCGTCGCCTGTACATCGACGAGGACACCTGGTTCCCCATCGTCGCCGACAACTACGACAGCCGCGGCGAGCTGTGGCGTACCTCGATGCTCAACTTCTTCTACGCCTACGAGACCCAGACGATGCAGGCCGGTGTCGGCCTGTACCACGACCTGCTGGAGAACACCTACCTGGCGTTCAACCTGATCAACGAGCAGCCCAAGGGCTTCAAGCTGAACGTGGCGGGCTTCCGCCCGGCGATGTTCGGGCCGGAGGCGGCCCGCCGGGGCGGCCTGTGA
- a CDS encoding MaoC family dehydratase, with protein sequence MTSKKTKAFDKVLPGQALPELAIPITVQLITAGAIATRDYFPGHHDKDAARELGSPHVFMNILTTSGLAQRYVEDWAGPAACFKDLKIKLGAPNYPGDTMTFTGEVTGRDEASRTVQVTLKGKNSMGNHVTGTATLVLP encoded by the coding sequence ATGACCTCGAAGAAAACCAAGGCATTTGACAAAGTGCTCCCCGGCCAGGCGCTGCCGGAGCTGGCGATTCCGATCACCGTGCAGCTGATCACCGCCGGCGCCATCGCCACCCGCGACTACTTTCCCGGCCACCACGACAAGGATGCCGCGCGCGAACTGGGTTCGCCGCACGTGTTCATGAACATCCTCACCACCAGCGGCCTGGCGCAGCGCTACGTCGAGGACTGGGCCGGCCCCGCCGCGTGCTTCAAGGATCTCAAGATCAAGCTGGGCGCGCCCAACTATCCGGGCGACACCATGACCTTCACCGGCGAGGTGACTGGTCGCGACGAGGCCAGCCGCACCGTGCAGGTGACGCTGAAGGGCAAGAACTCCATGGGCAACCACGTGACCGGTACGGCCACGCTGGTGCTGCCGTAA
- a CDS encoding enoyl-CoA hydratase, with translation MSADNLVPVLLDFPAEGVARLSLNRPQATNALSLELQALLSRHFAELGSDPAVRCIVLTGGDKVFAAGGDITSMAGVGAIDIYQRHTERVWAPIQHCPKPVIAAVCGYAYGGGCELAMLADIIIAGRSARFCQPEIRIGIMPGIGGTQRLVRAVGKAKAMRMALTGAPISAEEAWVAGLVSELVDDAEVQERALEMARDIAAMPPLAAEQIKEVILAGMDASLEAGLALERKANALLFASRDQKEGMQAFIDKRKPRFEGR, from the coding sequence ATGTCCGCCGACAACCTAGTTCCCGTGCTTCTCGACTTCCCCGCCGAAGGCGTCGCGCGCCTCAGTCTCAACCGCCCGCAGGCCACCAACGCCCTGAGTCTGGAGCTGCAGGCGCTGCTCTCCCGGCACTTCGCCGAGCTGGGCAGCGACCCGGCGGTACGCTGCATCGTCCTCACCGGCGGCGACAAGGTGTTCGCCGCCGGCGGCGACATCACCAGCATGGCCGGGGTCGGCGCCATCGACATCTACCAGCGGCATACCGAGCGGGTCTGGGCGCCGATCCAGCACTGCCCCAAGCCGGTGATCGCCGCGGTGTGCGGCTACGCCTACGGCGGCGGCTGCGAGCTGGCGATGCTCGCCGACATCATCATCGCCGGGCGCAGCGCGCGCTTCTGCCAGCCGGAAATCCGCATCGGCATCATGCCCGGCATCGGCGGCACCCAGCGCCTGGTGCGCGCGGTGGGCAAGGCCAAGGCGATGCGCATGGCGCTCACCGGCGCGCCGATCAGCGCCGAGGAGGCCTGGGTCGCCGGGCTGGTCAGCGAACTGGTCGACGACGCCGAGGTGCAGGAACGCGCCCTGGAGATGGCCCGCGACATCGCCGCCATGCCGCCGCTGGCCGCCGAGCAGATCAAGGAGGTGATCCTCGCCGGCATGGACGCCTCGCTGGAAGCGGGCCTGGCCCTGGAGCGCAAAGCCAACGCCCTGCTGTTCGCCTCGCGCGACCAGAAGGAAGGCATGCAGGCGTTCATCGACAAGCGCAAGCCGCGTTTCGAGGGGCGTTGA
- a CDS encoding acyl-CoA dehydrogenase family protein, translated as MDFELNEEQRAIAEMAGSLFADYCTDDRLRAFDGSGEPFMGGLWQSCVETGLHALAIPEDFGGSGLGMTELMLVLEAQGRALGQVPLWRHQLAAATLAKFAPDAAAETVQAAAESQRLLTLALDGLANARGITLQASEVAGGWQLDGTASAVPLGANVCQALLLANAAGAPRLVLVDLAATGIDKIAGVFTQGEAVADLRFSSVVVPAAALLPVAALDWLESRAIAALAALQLGVSAEQIRRTVEYVNERRQFDRAIGSFQAVQMSMADAHIAVEALRSALWQLVWRLDAGLPATSEALATKYLACEAGHLVGHKAQHVHGGIGVDLTYPIHRYLYWSRALGITLGGSAATLERLGDWLANNDKLGWKYDLEENQGI; from the coding sequence ATGGACTTCGAACTGAACGAGGAACAGCGCGCCATCGCCGAGATGGCCGGCAGCCTGTTCGCCGACTACTGCACCGACGACCGCCTGCGCGCCTTCGACGGCTCTGGCGAGCCGTTCATGGGCGGCTTGTGGCAGAGCTGCGTGGAGACTGGCCTGCACGCCCTGGCCATCCCCGAGGACTTCGGCGGCAGCGGCCTGGGCATGACCGAGCTGATGCTGGTGCTGGAAGCCCAGGGCCGCGCGCTCGGCCAGGTGCCGCTGTGGCGCCACCAACTGGCCGCCGCCACCCTGGCGAAATTCGCCCCTGACGCCGCCGCCGAGACTGTGCAGGCCGCCGCCGAGAGCCAGCGCCTGCTGACCCTGGCGCTGGACGGCCTGGCCAACGCCCGTGGCATCACCCTGCAGGCCAGCGAAGTCGCCGGCGGCTGGCAGCTGGACGGCACGGCGTCCGCCGTGCCGCTGGGCGCCAACGTCTGCCAGGCCCTGTTGCTGGCCAACGCCGCCGGCGCGCCGCGCCTGGTGCTGGTCGACCTCGCCGCCACCGGCATCGACAAGATCGCCGGGGTGTTCACCCAGGGCGAGGCGGTCGCCGACCTGCGCTTCAGCTCCGTGGTGGTGCCGGCCGCGGCGCTGCTGCCGGTCGCCGCGCTGGACTGGCTGGAAAGCCGCGCCATCGCCGCGCTGGCCGCCCTGCAGCTGGGCGTGTCCGCCGAGCAGATCCGCCGCACCGTGGAGTACGTCAACGAGCGCCGCCAGTTCGACCGCGCCATCGGCAGCTTCCAGGCGGTGCAGATGAGCATGGCCGACGCGCACATCGCCGTCGAAGCGCTGCGCTCGGCGCTGTGGCAACTGGTCTGGCGCCTCGACGCCGGCCTGCCGGCCACCTCCGAGGCGTTGGCGACCAAGTACCTCGCCTGCGAGGCCGGCCACCTGGTCGGCCACAAGGCGCAACACGTGCACGGCGGCATCGGCGTCGACCTGACCTATCCGATCCACCGCTACCTCTACTGGAGCCGCGCCCTGGGCATCACCCTCGGTGGCAGCGCCGCGACCCTCGAGCGCCTCGGCGACTGGCTGGCCAACAACGACAAGCTGGGATGGAAATATGACCTCGAAGAAAACCAAGGCATTTGA
- a CDS encoding DUF1302 domain-containing protein: MPKAARKDFRRGGQRELLALAVALSSGAAHALPTLELGESTTLESSLTVNYTASVRTEKADDEYLDNRNYDDGTRNFDRGSLITNRVSLFGEALLRHDNLGAMVRASHFYDAAYHDSNDNDSPATVNKVGAHDHFIEKTRERSGGEFRLLDAFVFGSWDFDDRYLSVKAGRHLVAWGESLFWPNISQGQAPVDATKFNVPGTEAKDAYLPVGQVSASFSLTDDLTLVGFWQYKWEETLLNPVGDFFGSDFFGPGAQFFRLDDGVIGSLPNQTGLAVNYAGEVEPDDDGQWGLGLRYQLAQNTEVGLYHYRYHDRVAALFFDFTGDTQYSSLKRAGRGTGAGNAPAYQLGYFDDIALTGVSLSTKLGDAVQIGSDLSYREDAAVYLSNGAPTRGNLIQGNLNAVYILGPSALAHQTTLMGEVVHQRIDSVEDLVVTGGLPGQNGTFDDFEHDGQTRGSTLLGVGAMFDYPSLFSGWDLTTKLFWNQNVAGSALSGLGRDEKRITVGGDFKYLGNFQVGLTYVGYLGSADIANGRTLADRDYVSLNAKYTY; encoded by the coding sequence ATGCCCAAGGCAGCAAGAAAGGACTTCCGGCGAGGCGGGCAGCGCGAGCTGCTGGCCCTGGCCGTGGCGTTGAGCAGCGGGGCGGCGCACGCCCTGCCGACCCTCGAACTCGGCGAGTCGACCACCCTCGAATCGTCGCTGACGGTGAATTACACCGCCTCGGTGCGGACCGAGAAGGCTGACGACGAGTATCTCGACAACCGCAACTATGACGACGGCACGCGCAACTTCGACCGCGGCTCGCTGATCACCAACCGCGTCAGCCTGTTCGGCGAGGCGCTGTTGCGCCACGACAACCTCGGCGCCATGGTCCGTGCCAGCCACTTCTACGACGCGGCCTACCACGACAGCAACGACAACGACTCGCCGGCCACCGTCAACAAGGTCGGCGCCCACGACCACTTCATCGAGAAGACCCGCGAGCGCAGCGGCGGCGAGTTCCGCCTGCTGGACGCCTTCGTGTTCGGCAGCTGGGATTTCGATGACCGCTACCTGTCGGTGAAGGCCGGCCGCCACCTGGTGGCCTGGGGCGAGAGCCTGTTCTGGCCGAACATCAGCCAGGGCCAGGCGCCGGTCGACGCCACCAAATTCAACGTGCCGGGCACCGAGGCCAAGGATGCCTACCTGCCGGTCGGCCAGGTGTCGGCGTCCTTCTCGCTGACCGACGACCTGACCCTGGTCGGCTTCTGGCAGTACAAGTGGGAGGAGACCCTGCTCAACCCGGTGGGCGACTTCTTCGGCAGCGACTTCTTCGGCCCGGGCGCGCAGTTCTTTCGTCTGGATGACGGGGTGATCGGCAGCCTGCCGAACCAGACCGGCCTGGCGGTCAACTATGCCGGCGAGGTGGAGCCGGACGACGACGGCCAGTGGGGCCTGGGCCTGCGCTACCAGCTGGCGCAGAACACCGAGGTCGGTCTCTACCACTACCGCTACCACGACCGGGTGGCGGCGCTGTTCTTCGACTTCACCGGCGACACCCAGTACTCCTCGCTCAAGCGCGCGGGCCGCGGCACCGGGGCAGGCAACGCGCCGGCCTACCAGCTCGGCTACTTCGACGACATCGCCCTGACCGGGGTGAGCCTGAGCACCAAGCTCGGCGATGCGGTGCAGATCGGCAGCGACCTCAGCTACCGCGAGGACGCTGCGGTGTACCTGTCCAACGGCGCGCCGACCCGCGGCAACCTGATCCAGGGCAACCTCAACGCCGTGTACATCCTCGGCCCGAGCGCGCTGGCCCACCAGACCACGCTGATGGGCGAGGTGGTGCACCAGCGCATCGACAGCGTCGAGGACCTGGTCGTGACCGGCGGCCTGCCGGGGCAGAACGGCACCTTCGACGACTTCGAGCACGACGGCCAGACACGCGGCAGCACGCTGCTCGGCGTCGGCGCGATGTTCGACTACCCGAGCCTGTTCAGCGGCTGGGACCTGACCACCAAGCTGTTCTGGAACCAGAACGTCGCCGGCAGCGCCCTGTCCGGCCTGGGCCGCGACGAAAAGCGCATCACCGTCGGCGGCGACTTCAAGTACCTGGGCAACTTCCAGGTCGGCCTGACCTACGTCGGCTACCTCGGCTCGGCGGACATCGCCAACGGCCGCACCCTGGCGGATCGCGACTATGTGTCGCTGAACGCCAAGTACACCTATTAA